In one window of Verrucomicrobiota bacterium DNA:
- a CDS encoding shikimate dehydrogenase, giving the protein MFFQQFYTIKDLRAWSRKEPSLGVVGFPVKHSASPPMQNAALEQFAEFKDWRYFRFEIEDKDLKEALRIFGEKNFIGLNLTVPHKVMAYHMIDQRDESSETVQAANTLLFDWPGSGSLPEGYSTDGYGLLKGLETDLSFDPQGKTVLLLGAGGAGQTAAITLEKQGAEVLWHNRTPQKVAALIPGLGLENTYMVNPGQIAWEQIDLVVNSTSAGLGEKPVSPLDFGTVSGHKESLCAYDMLYGKDKTAFISGAESLGIHAAGGLSMLLHQGAKAFEIWTKKQAPLEVMGEALKKAIYGIK; this is encoded by the coding sequence ATGTTTTTCCAGCAATTTTATACCATCAAAGACCTACGGGCGTGGTCGCGTAAAGAGCCTTCGTTAGGGGTGGTAGGGTTTCCGGTGAAACATTCCGCTTCACCCCCGATGCAAAATGCCGCGCTGGAGCAATTTGCGGAATTCAAAGATTGGCGTTACTTCCGTTTCGAGATTGAGGACAAGGATTTAAAGGAGGCCCTCCGGATTTTTGGTGAGAAAAATTTCATCGGATTAAATCTGACAGTGCCGCATAAAGTAATGGCCTACCACATGATTGATCAGCGGGATGAATCCTCTGAGACTGTCCAGGCGGCTAATACCCTGCTTTTTGACTGGCCGGGCAGCGGCTCCCTGCCTGAGGGATATTCGACTGACGGCTACGGCCTTTTGAAAGGGTTGGAGACTGATCTGTCATTTGATCCTCAAGGCAAGACCGTTCTTTTACTGGGAGCTGGTGGAGCTGGCCAGACAGCGGCGATTACCCTAGAAAAGCAGGGGGCGGAGGTTTTATGGCATAACCGCACCCCGCAGAAGGTCGCCGCATTGATTCCCGGACTGGGATTAGAGAATACGTATATGGTGAACCCCGGGCAAATTGCGTGGGAGCAAATTGATCTGGTGGTGAATTCGACGAGTGCCGGGCTGGGGGAGAAACCGGTGAGTCCACTGGATTTCGGGACAGTTTCAGGACACAAGGAAAGTCTTTGCGCCTATGATATGCTTTACGGGAAGGACAAAACGGCTTTTATCTCGGGGGCGGAATCCCTGGGGATCCACGCCGCAGGAGGATTATCGATGCTCCTCCATCAAGGGGCTAAAGCATTTGAAATCTGGACAAAAAAGCAAGCTCCGCTAGAAGTAATGGGCGAAGCATTAAAGAAAGCGATCTATGGAATTAAATGA
- a CDS encoding FHA domain-containing protein, which produces MKEKEKIVELEEKELSFSDEPLVFGRAEDCDVCIEDTSMSQRHCAIRTWDDLLLIKDLNSTNGTKVNGLKIDRIAILKPGDKVQIGNVIFEI; this is translated from the coding sequence ATGAAAGAGAAAGAAAAAATTGTCGAACTGGAGGAAAAAGAACTCAGTTTTTCCGATGAACCACTCGTCTTTGGACGTGCGGAGGATTGTGACGTTTGTATCGAAGATACGAGCATGTCCCAGCGCCATTGCGCCATCCGCACTTGGGATGACCTGCTTTTGATTAAAGATTTAAACTCCACGAACGGGACAAAGGTTAATGGTCTCAAAATCGACCGGATCGCCATCCTCAAACCCGGTGACAAAGTCCAGATCGGTAACGTTATTTTCGAGATTTAA